The following are from one region of the Abiotrophia defectiva ATCC 49176 genome:
- a CDS encoding formylglycine-generating enzyme family protein, protein MEWVELQAGHFQMGAPLGQGFVEDYEAPAIPMQVAAFSVATTPVTNQEFAEFVAATGYQTIASRTGGSLVFEALLSEDLEAKAPRVPGTPWWRVVAGADWLHPFGPEGPLATDVLADHPVVHVSLADALAYCQWAGVTLPTEAQWEYAARAGRTTTFPWGQELEADGCYHANTWQGDFPGFNSQADGYLGTAPVKTYAPNDWGLYQVIGNVWEWCVNPRYQLLQDFKQAQPLPSLADLKGEYAIRGGSFLCHASYCQRYRLGARNGADALVTASHIGFRCIK, encoded by the coding sequence ATGGAGTGGGTCGAGTTACAAGCAGGGCACTTCCAAATGGGGGCGCCCCTAGGTCAGGGTTTTGTAGAGGACTATGAGGCCCCGGCTATTCCCATGCAAGTGGCGGCCTTCTCGGTGGCTACAACGCCTGTCACTAACCAGGAATTTGCTGAATTTGTGGCGGCCACTGGCTACCAGACCATTGCCAGTCGGACGGGAGGCTCCCTGGTTTTTGAAGCCCTCCTGTCAGAAGACCTAGAAGCCAAGGCCCCACGGGTGCCGGGCACGCCTTGGTGGCGGGTAGTGGCGGGCGCCGACTGGCTCCATCCTTTTGGACCTGAAGGCCCCCTTGCCACAGACGTCTTGGCTGACCACCCGGTGGTCCATGTCTCCTTGGCCGATGCCCTAGCTTACTGTCAGTGGGCAGGGGTGACTTTGCCCACTGAAGCCCAGTGGGAGTATGCGGCTCGGGCTGGCCGGACCACGACCTTTCCTTGGGGCCAGGAGCTAGAAGCCGATGGGTGCTATCATGCCAATACCTGGCAGGGGGACTTTCCTGGTTTTAATAGCCAGGCGGACGGCTACTTGGGCACGGCGCCGGTCAAGACCTACGCCCCTAATGACTGGGGGCTCTATCAGGTCATCGGCAATGTCTGGGAATGGTGCGTCAATCCCCGCTATCAACTTTTGCAGGATTTTAAGCAGGCCCAGCCTCTTCCAAGTCTAGCGGACTTGAAAGGGGAGTACGCCATTCGCGGCGGTTCCTTCCTCTGTCATGCCTCTTACTGCCAGCGCTATCGCCTAGGAGCCCGCAATGGGGCGGACGCCTTGGTGACGGCCAGCCATATTGGTTTCCGTTGTATCAAATAA
- the murQ gene encoding N-acetylmuramic acid 6-phosphate etherase, giving the protein MELGKLATEQANPLSQAIETLSVAEITQRMNQEDQGVPLAVRQSLPEINAFIEALVPIMAQGGRLFYIGAGTSGRLGLLDASECPPTFGVAPDRVQALMAGGLEAMTQAVEGAEDDQAAAVQDLAALELSAKDALVGIAASGRTPYVVAALRYAKEQGALTAGLACVKEAEISQWADYPIEIPVGPEIITGSSRLKAGTAQKLVLNMISTTAMIQLGKVYQGYMVDVQATNQKLIDRAHRIIAATSGLSLEQAATYFQAAQGQVKCAILMALTGCDLAGAQALLADNQDHIAQAIQASQQSVNKQDQIKEVLP; this is encoded by the coding sequence ATGGAACTAGGCAAGTTAGCAACAGAACAAGCCAACCCCCTGTCGCAGGCCATTGAGACCCTGTCAGTGGCCGAAATCACCCAGCGCATGAATCAAGAAGATCAAGGAGTCCCCTTAGCCGTCAGGCAATCCTTGCCAGAGATTAATGCCTTTATAGAAGCCCTGGTACCCATTATGGCTCAAGGCGGTCGCCTCTTTTATATAGGGGCAGGAACTTCAGGCCGACTAGGCCTCTTGGATGCCTCGGAATGTCCCCCAACCTTTGGCGTCGCCCCTGATCGAGTCCAAGCCCTGATGGCTGGTGGCTTAGAGGCCATGACCCAGGCCGTTGAAGGGGCGGAAGATGACCAAGCAGCAGCGGTCCAGGACTTGGCCGCCCTCGAACTATCAGCCAAAGATGCCTTAGTCGGTATCGCAGCCTCAGGCCGCACCCCCTATGTGGTGGCTGCTTTACGTTATGCTAAGGAGCAGGGCGCTTTGACGGCGGGCCTTGCTTGTGTTAAGGAGGCCGAGATTAGCCAGTGGGCAGATTATCCAATCGAAATTCCAGTGGGACCAGAAATTATTACCGGCTCTAGCCGACTTAAGGCGGGGACGGCGCAAAAGTTGGTGCTCAATATGATTTCCACCACTGCCATGATTCAATTAGGTAAGGTCTATCAAGGTTACATGGTCGATGTCCAAGCCACTAACCAGAAATTGATTGACCGCGCCCATCGTATTATTGCCGCCACAAGCGGTTTGTCCTTGGAGCAGGCAGCGACTTATTTTCAAGCAGCCCAGGGCCAGGTCAAATGCGCCATCCTGATGGCCTTAACGGGTTGTGATTTGGCGGGTGCTCAAGCCCTCTTGGCTGATAATCAAGACCACATTGCCCAGGCTATCCAGGCCAGCCAGCAGTCAGTAAATAAGCAAGATCAAATTAAGGAGGTATTACCATGA
- a CDS encoding PTS transporter subunit EIIC yields MNELASRILSLVGGKDNVLANATCMTRLRLTLRDLSLVDQEALRQVEGVMGLVVQDQVQVILGPGKVNQVGSAFAQLTGLSLGYEELAADQVAKANKDQQKAKYDKPLQRFLQRIANIFIPLLPGIIAAGMINGIANVINVSNQNAWAGEWWFQAIRTMGWALFAFLPIYVGMNAAKEFKGSAVLGGMAGALSVAVPSMPLLAKVADAPILLPITNKAFSPGAGGLLAALFMGIFFAYLERAIRRIMPDLLDTFFTPLLTVVVGVLVSVIVIQPLAALVTDGIYASLDYFYTQLGALGGFLLSVGFLPLVSVGLHQALTPIHTMLNNPQGPTAGINYLLPILMMAGGGQVGAGLALYLKSRNKRLRQLTRDSLPVGILGIGEPMMYAVTLPLGKPFITACLGSGLGGVLAVLFHLGAVSQGVSGLFGLLIMVPGTQISYVIAMLGAYLGGFVLTWFFGVDEARIAQVYGGDKQ; encoded by the coding sequence ATGAATGAATTAGCAAGTCGAATTCTATCCCTAGTGGGAGGCAAGGACAATGTCCTGGCCAATGCAACCTGTATGACGCGTCTGCGCCTGACCCTGCGCGATCTATCCCTAGTGGACCAAGAGGCCCTCAGGCAAGTGGAAGGGGTCATGGGCCTAGTCGTCCAAGACCAAGTGCAAGTCATCCTAGGACCGGGCAAGGTCAATCAAGTTGGGTCAGCCTTTGCCCAATTAACAGGCCTCAGTCTGGGCTATGAAGAGCTGGCAGCCGACCAAGTGGCTAAGGCCAACAAAGACCAGCAAAAGGCTAAGTATGACAAGCCTCTGCAACGCTTCTTGCAACGGATTGCCAATATCTTCATTCCTTTGTTGCCGGGGATTATTGCAGCCGGTATGATCAATGGGATTGCCAATGTCATCAATGTCTCCAACCAGAATGCCTGGGCCGGCGAATGGTGGTTCCAAGCCATTCGGACCATGGGGTGGGCCCTCTTCGCCTTCTTGCCAATTTATGTGGGCATGAACGCGGCCAAAGAATTCAAGGGCAGTGCCGTTCTGGGTGGCATGGCCGGGGCCCTATCCGTGGCGGTTCCAAGCATGCCTCTCTTGGCTAAGGTGGCAGATGCGCCAATTCTTCTTCCAATAACTAATAAGGCCTTCTCACCAGGGGCTGGTGGGCTCCTAGCCGCCCTCTTTATGGGGATTTTCTTCGCCTACCTAGAGCGGGCCATTCGTCGTATCATGCCCGATCTTTTGGACACCTTCTTCACGCCACTCCTAACCGTCGTAGTCGGGGTGCTGGTATCGGTCATTGTCATTCAACCGCTGGCAGCCCTAGTGACGGACGGGATTTATGCTAGCTTAGATTATTTCTATACCCAATTGGGTGCCCTCGGTGGCTTCCTCCTCTCCGTTGGCTTCTTGCCACTGGTTTCTGTGGGGCTCCACCAAGCCTTAACGCCAATTCATACCATGCTGAATAATCCGCAAGGTCCAACGGCCGGGATCAACTATCTCTTGCCAATTCTTATGATGGCAGGGGGCGGTCAGGTCGGTGCGGGTCTGGCCCTCTACCTCAAATCACGCAACAAACGCCTGAGACAATTGACTCGTGACTCCTTGCCAGTCGGCATTCTCGGGATTGGTGAACCCATGATGTATGCCGTGACCCTGCCACTAGGTAAACCATTTATTACGGCCTGCTTGGGTTCAGGTCTGGGGGGCGTTCTAGCGGTCCTCTTCCATCTAGGGGCTGTCTCCCAAGGGGTATCCGGTCTCTTCGGCTTGCTGATTATGGTGCCAGGCACGCAAATCTCCTATGTCATCGCCAT